The uncultured Fibrobacter sp. genome includes the window CCCCAAGAAGCAGGGCGGAGACGAGAACCAGCCCATTGCCGAAGGCGAGCAGGAACTTCCCAACTAGTTCCCCATTGTAGATATTTCACAACATCGTCTGCAAAAACATTCCACAACGTCTAAATGCCGATTTTGAACGAAAATCGGCATTTTTTTGCTTTTCCAAAGTTAAAAGTAAAGAACCGTTTACCTTTGTTGAGAATTTTGCACCGCTAATTTTCAACGGTTACACTATTTTATTTACACCGCCCCTTTAAGAATTTAATTTCAGGAAAAACAACCCCAGTTTGGGATAAATACTGGGTTTCAACGGGGGCAACCCCAAAAGGAGTAATCATGAAACTTTCCGGTCTGTTTGGCATCGTATGCGGCACGGCGCTCTTCGCCACTTCCGCCGCATTCGCACTTCCCAAGGCTACCGAAATCTACCCCAACATGGGTCTCGGCTGGAACCTCGGCAACACCATGGAAGTGCCGAGCGACCCGACGGCATGGGGCAACATCGTCCCCACGCAGGCCATCATTGACGGCGTGAAGGCAGCGGGATTCAACACGCTCCGCATTCCCTGCGCCTGGGACAGCCACGCAAGCAACGGCACGATTGATGCTTCCTGGCTTGCCACCGTCAAGTCCGTCGTCGACATGGCAATCGCAAACAACATGTACGTAATGCTCAACAGCCACTGGGATAACGGCTGGCTCGAAGACGAGGTTTTTAGCGGAGCGCACAAGGACAGAAACGGCAACGACGCAACCACTGACAGCTCTGCCGTCCGCAAGAAACAGGAAAGCTACTGGAAACAGATTGCAGACTACTTCAAGGATTACGACGAACACCTGATTTTTGCATCTGCCAACGAACCCGGCGTGAACGACCATCGTAACGGACAACCCGCAAGCGATTACAAGGATAACGGACAGCTCACCTTTACCAACGAACGTATGATTATCCTGAAGCGCCTTCACGAAGCATGCCTGCGCGCAGTCCGTTCTTCTGGCGGCAACAACGCCACCCGCACCGTGATTGTGCAAATGCCGCGCACTGAAATCGACAAGTACCAAATGCTCGCCAACAACTACCCCGAAGATCCGGCAGGCAAGGGTTACACCATGGCCGAAGCCCACTTCTATCCGTATCAGTTCTCGCTGATGACAGCAGACGAAAGCTGGGGCAAAACCTTCTGGTACTGGGAAGACGAAACCACCGGCGCAGCTGACCGCACCTGCTCCGGCACCTCTCTCGGTTCCAAGCAGAGCATCGATAAGCAGTTCCAAAAGCTGCAACTTACCTTTGCCGACGAAGGCATTCCGGTCGTGATCGGCGAAATGGGCGCAAACAAGCGCTACAGCTTAGTCGGAACCGCCGGTTTTGATCTCAACACGCACCTCAAGGCCATCGCCGCCTGGTACGGCTACACGGTCGCCTCCGCCAAGTCTCATGGCATCGTGCCCGTCATCTGGGACACCGCCTACGAAGGAAAGAACGAAGGCAAGGACGACATGACCATTATCCGCCGCCAGGCATCCAACGGCACGAATCTCGGTGCAGTGGTTGACGAACTCACCATGAATTCCATCAAGACTCAGTTCGCAGCAGCCAAGGCCTACGAAGGCCCCAAGGACTTGCCGACCTACGCCGAAAGCGACAAGGCTCTCTGGGTCACCTACAGCACCAAGGTTTCTACCATGAGCGAAACCGGCACCATTGGCTTTACCTTCGAAGGCGGCGCAGACTGGTCCGCATACGAATCTATTTCCTTTGAAATTCGCACCGAACCCATTTCCGTGACCGGCTGCAAAGGCGACACCACTAAAGGCTGCAACGGTTACGCATGGACCAGTGTCGATATGTATGCCAAGAGCACCGCTAATTACAAGTGGACAGATACTCATCTCGGAAGTATGGATGATTTCAGCGGCATTTTGAGCACCGTTTCTATACCGCTCGCGGCTGGAACCACCAAGTTAACCGATACGTTGAACATTGCGGACAAATCCAAAGTGCTCGAATGGGGCATCAACATTTACGCAACTCAGCTTTTCGGAACCATTTACCTGAACAACATTCTGTTGCACAAGGCCGATGGCACCGTCGATACGCTCGCAAGCTTTGACTCTGCGCCGGCGAATATCCAAACATCGGGCATTGCTAGCACCCCCACCTACATCCAGGCCAACGCCAAGGGAACCGGTGGCCAGGCACCGACCGTCGCTATCGCCCCTGTTCGTGCCGCAACCACCTCCAAGATGCACGTAAGCGTACAGCCGGGCCTGGTGAGCGCCATCATTCCGACGACCTCCGCTCCGGCAAAGGCTACGCTCCTGAACAGCATGGGCCAGGTGATTGCTCAGCAGAACATTGCCGCAGGCACAAGCTCCGTCGAGCTCCGCAGCAACTTCCGCGGCCCGGCAGTGCTCATGGTGAAGCAGGGCAGCCAGCGCTACATGCAGAAGGTGATCCTGAAGTAAGTATTGTGTGGAATTCCCGGCAGGTTGGAGTGTCTTTGCCGGGAATGCTTGAAAAAGCAAAAGGATTCGGTCTTATCGACCGGATTCTTTTTTTATGGATTCCGTCAGTCCTACGGACCTCCAGGATGACGTTTCTACAGGAGTCATCCTCGACCAAAGGGAGGTCGGACAGCACTTGGCAACTTGTTGCCTTAGTGCGCATGATCCCCGAATGGGGAGGATCCAGTGATGTTTTCCGTCACTTAGGCCGAATTACAGGGCGGAAGCAGATTCCAGGGAGAATATTTCGCCGAGTTGTTTGTCGTCCATGTCGGCAAGCCAGGTTTCGCCGGCGTTCACCGTCATGTCGGCAACGGCCTTTTTCGCCTGCAACAGCGCATCGATCTTTTCTTCGAAAGTTCCCTTGGTAATAAAGCGGTGCACCTGCACATTCCTTGTCTGTCCGATACGGAATGCACGGTCGGTCGCCTGCGCCTCTATCGCCGGATTCCACCACAAGTCGTAGTGAATTACCTGCGAGGCCGCCGTCAGGTTCAGACCGGTTCCTGCCGCCTTCAAGGACAGAATCAGCACCTTGACTTCTGG containing:
- a CDS encoding glycoside hydrolase family 5 protein codes for the protein MKLSGLFGIVCGTALFATSAAFALPKATEIYPNMGLGWNLGNTMEVPSDPTAWGNIVPTQAIIDGVKAAGFNTLRIPCAWDSHASNGTIDASWLATVKSVVDMAIANNMYVMLNSHWDNGWLEDEVFSGAHKDRNGNDATTDSSAVRKKQESYWKQIADYFKDYDEHLIFASANEPGVNDHRNGQPASDYKDNGQLTFTNERMIILKRLHEACLRAVRSSGGNNATRTVIVQMPRTEIDKYQMLANNYPEDPAGKGYTMAEAHFYPYQFSLMTADESWGKTFWYWEDETTGAADRTCSGTSLGSKQSIDKQFQKLQLTFADEGIPVVIGEMGANKRYSLVGTAGFDLNTHLKAIAAWYGYTVASAKSHGIVPVIWDTAYEGKNEGKDDMTIIRRQASNGTNLGAVVDELTMNSIKTQFAAAKAYEGPKDLPTYAESDKALWVTYSTKVSTMSETGTIGFTFEGGADWSAYESISFEIRTEPISVTGCKGDTTKGCNGYAWTSVDMYAKSTANYKWTDTHLGSMDDFSGILSTVSIPLAAGTTKLTDTLNIADKSKVLEWGINIYATQLFGTIYLNNILLHKADGTVDTLASFDSAPANIQTSGIASTPTYIQANAKGTGGQAPTVAIAPVRAATTSKMHVSVQPGLVSAIIPTTSAPAKATLLNSMGQVIAQQNIAAGTSSVELRSNFRGPAVLMVKQGSQRYMQKVILK